In the Chitinivibrionales bacterium genome, one interval contains:
- a CDS encoding flagellin produces the protein MRINHNIPSMVTQGSLSSVNREMAKSLERLSTGLRINRASDDAAGLGVSENLRTQVRGTAQAMRNAQDGIAAITIAEGAANEISAILQRMRELAIQTANDTLTSVERQYTDSEFQHLDDEINRIASVTNYNGMDLLSSVSTRFGYSSGTTDGSTLWVDANNTYGNDSVTITIDTLTSAGISVDSLSLTSQASSVEAVSGLDDAIDSVNRMRTNMGAYINRLEHSINNLTISNTNQQSAESKIRDVDFANESSQYTRNQILTQSGTAMLAQANLVPQSVLQLLG, from the coding sequence ATGCGTATCAATCATAATATCCCTTCAATGGTCACTCAGGGTTCTCTTTCCAGTGTTAACCGGGAAATGGCCAAATCCCTGGAACGACTTTCAACCGGTTTAAGAATTAACAGAGCAAGTGATGACGCTGCCGGATTAGGTGTGTCTGAAAACCTGCGTACCCAGGTCCGTGGTACGGCCCAGGCAATGCGGAATGCACAGGATGGTATTGCTGCGATAACCATTGCTGAAGGTGCTGCAAATGAAATCTCGGCTATCCTTCAACGTATGCGTGAACTGGCTATCCAGACTGCCAATGACACGCTGACCAGCGTAGAACGTCAGTATACCGATTCTGAATTTCAGCACCTGGATGATGAAATCAACCGTATCGCAAGTGTCACTAACTATAACGGCATGGATCTGCTTTCCAGCGTTTCGACCAGATTCGGTTATTCTTCAGGAACCACCGACGGTTCTACACTCTGGGTCGACGCCAATAACACGTATGGCAATGACAGTGTAACTATAACAATCGATACATTGACTTCTGCAGGTATCAGCGTCGACAGCCTGTCACTCACCAGTCAGGCATCATCAGTAGAGGCTGTTTCCGGTCTCGATGATGCTATCGACAGCGTCAACAGGATGAGGACCAATATGGGTGCATATATCAACAGGCTTGAACACAGTATAAACAACCTGACCATATCCAATACCAACCAGCAGTCGGCTGAATCGAAGATTCGTGACGTCGATTTTGCTAATGAGTCGTCTCAGTACACACGGAATCAGATTTTGACACAGTCCGGCACCGCAATGTTGGCACAGGCAAATCTTGTTCCGCAGAGTGTTCTCCAATTGCTTGGATAA